From the Homo sapiens chromosome 1, GRCh38.p14 Primary Assembly genome, one window contains:
- the SLFNL1 gene encoding schlafen-like protein 1 isoform X3 — protein sequence MTPMKRSVQTQVSEPFMESWGEESLPELPAEQSLTEYSDLEEAPSAHTLYVGHLNPQFSVPVLACLLRDTLERLEMPVAREHIEVVRRPRKAYALVQVTVHRDTLASLPWRLQTALEEHLILKELAARGKDLLLSEAQGPFSHREIVGKDQLFQGAFLGSETRNMEFKRGSGEYLSLAFKHHVRRYVCAFLNSEGGSLLVGVEDSGLVQGIRCSHRDEDRARLLVDSILQGFKPQIFPDAYTLTFIPVISTSETSVPLKVIRLTVHTPKAQSQPQLYQTDQGEVFLRRDGSIQGPLSASAIQEWCRQRWLVELGKLEEKMKALMMEKEQLQQQLQQHGPVSCTCCVL from the exons ATGACCCCCATGAAGAGATCAGTGCAAACACAGGTGTCAGAGCCCTTCATGGAGTCCTGGGGTGAGGAGTCCCTGCCGGAGCTACCCGCAGAGCAGTCCCTGACGGAGTACTCTGACCTCGAGGAGGCTCCCTCGGCGCACACTCTCTATGTGGGCCATCTGAACCCCCAGTTCTCAGTGCCGGTGCTTGCCTGCCTGCTGCGAGACACCCTGGAGCGGCTGGAGATGCCGGTGGCGCGGGAGCACATTGAAGTGGTGAGGCGGCCGCGGAAGGCCTATGCACTGGTGCAGGTGACTGTCCACAGGGACACCCTGGCCTCCCTCCCCTGGCGCCTGCAGACGGCCCTGGAGGAGCACCTAATCCTCAAGGAGCTGGCAGCCCGTGGGAAGGACCTGCTATTGAGTGAGGCCCAAGGGCCCTTCAGCCACAGAGAG ATCGTGGGCAAGGACCAGCTCTTCCAGGGTGCCTTCCTGGGCAGCGAGACCCGCAATATGGAGTTCAAGCGGGGTAGCGGCGAGTACCTCAGCCTGGCCTTCAAGCACCACGTGCGGCGCTACGTGTGCGCCTTCCTCAACAGCGAGGGCGGCAGCCTGCTCGTGGGAGTAGAGGACAGCGGCCTGGTGCAGGGCATCCGCTGCAGCCACCGTGACGAGGACCGCGCACGCCTGCTGGTGGACTCCATCCTGCAGGGCTTCAAGCCTCAGATCTTTCCCGATGCCTACACTCTCACCTTCATCCCTGTGATCAGTACCTCGGAGACCAGCGTCCCCCTCAAG GTGATCCGCCTGACCGTGCACACCCCCAAGGCCCAGAGCCAGCCGCAACTCTACCAGACAGACCAGGGGGAGGTGTTTCTGCGGCGCGACGGGAGCATCCAGGGCCCGCTGTCTGCCAGCGCCATCCAGGAGTGGTGCAGGCAG AGGTGGCTGGTGGAGCTGGGCAAGCTGGAAGAGAAGATGAAGGCGCTGATGATGGAGAAGGAGCAgctccagcagcagctgcagcagcacgGGCCTGTGTCCTGCACCTGCTGTGTCCTGTGA
- the SLFNL1 gene encoding schlafen-like protein 1 isoform X1, giving the protein MTPMKRSVQTQVSEPFMESWGEESLPELPAEQSLTEYSDLEEAPSAHTLYVGHLNPQFSVPVLACLLRDTLERLEMPVAREHIEVVRRPRKAYALVQVTVHRDTLASLPWRLQTALEEHLILKELAARGKDLLLSEAQGPFSHREEKEEEEEDSGLSPGPSPGSGVPLPTWPTHTLPDRPQAQQLQSCQGRPSGVCSDSAIVHQQIVGKDQLFQGAFLGSETRNMEFKRGSGEYLSLAFKHHVRRYVCAFLNSEGGSLLVGVEDSGLVQGIRCSHRDEDRARLLVDSILQGFKPQIFPDAYTLTFIPVISTSETSVPLKVIRLTVHTPKAQSQPQLYQTDQGEVFLRRDGSIQGPLSASAIQEWCRQRWLVELGKLEEKMKALMMEKEQLQQQLQQHGPVSCTCCVL; this is encoded by the exons ATGACCCCCATGAAGAGATCAGTGCAAACACAGGTGTCAGAGCCCTTCATGGAGTCCTGGGGTGAGGAGTCCCTGCCGGAGCTACCCGCAGAGCAGTCCCTGACGGAGTACTCTGACCTCGAGGAGGCTCCCTCGGCGCACACTCTCTATGTGGGCCATCTGAACCCCCAGTTCTCAGTGCCGGTGCTTGCCTGCCTGCTGCGAGACACCCTGGAGCGGCTGGAGATGCCGGTGGCGCGGGAGCACATTGAAGTGGTGAGGCGGCCGCGGAAGGCCTATGCACTGGTGCAGGTGACTGTCCACAGGGACACCCTGGCCTCCCTCCCCTGGCGCCTGCAGACGGCCCTGGAGGAGCACCTAATCCTCAAGGAGCTGGCAGCCCGTGGGAAGGACCTGCTATTGAGTGAGGCCCAAGGGCCCTTCAGCCACAGAGAG gagaaggaggaggaggaggaggacagtgGCCTGAGCCCTGGCCCCAGTCCAGGCTCTGGTGTCCCGCTGCCCACCTGGCCTACACACACGCTGCCTGATAGGCCCCAGGCCCAGCAGCTGCAGAGCTGCCAGGGCCGGCCCAGCGGCGTGTGCTCCGACAGTGCCATTGTGCACCAGCAGATCGTGGGCAAGGACCAGCTCTTCCAGGGTGCCTTCCTGGGCAGCGAGACCCGCAATATGGAGTTCAAGCGGGGTAGCGGCGAGTACCTCAGCCTGGCCTTCAAGCACCACGTGCGGCGCTACGTGTGCGCCTTCCTCAACAGCGAGGGCGGCAGCCTGCTCGTGGGAGTAGAGGACAGCGGCCTGGTGCAGGGCATCCGCTGCAGCCACCGTGACGAGGACCGCGCACGCCTGCTGGTGGACTCCATCCTGCAGGGCTTCAAGCCTCAGATCTTTCCCGATGCCTACACTCTCACCTTCATCCCTGTGATCAGTACCTCGGAGACCAGCGTCCCCCTCAAG GTGATCCGCCTGACCGTGCACACCCCCAAGGCCCAGAGCCAGCCGCAACTCTACCAGACAGACCAGGGGGAGGTGTTTCTGCGGCGCGACGGGAGCATCCAGGGCCCGCTGTCTGCCAGCGCCATCCAGGAGTGGTGCAGGCAG AGGTGGCTGGTGGAGCTGGGCAAGCTGGAAGAGAAGATGAAGGCGCTGATGATGGAGAAGGAGCAgctccagcagcagctgcagcagcacgGGCCTGTGTCCTGCACCTGCTGTGTCCTGTGA
- the SLFNL1 gene encoding schlafen-like protein 1 isoform 2 (isoform 2 is encoded by transcript variant 3), with amino-acid sequence MTPMKRSVQTQVSEPFMESWGEESLPELPAEQSLTEYSDLEEAPSAHTLYVGHLNPQFSVPVLACLLRDTLERLEMPVAREHIEVVRRPRKAYALVQVTVHRDTLASLPWRLQTALEEHLILKELAARGKDLLLSEAQGPFSHREQIVGKDQLFQGAFLGSETRNMEFKRGSGEYLSLAFKHHVRRYVCAFLNSEGGSLLVGVEDSGLVQGIRCSHRDEDRARLLVDSILQGFKPQIFPDAYTLTFIPVISTSETSVPLKVIRLTVHTPKAQSQPQLYQTDQGEVFLRRDGSIQGPLSASAIQEWCRQRWLVELGKLEEKMKALMMEKEQLQQQLQQHGPVSCTCCVL; translated from the exons ATGACCCCCATGAAGAGATCAGTGCAAACACAGGTGTCAGAGCCCTTCATGGAGTCCTGGGGTGAGGAGTCCCTGCCGGAGCTACCCGCAGAGCAGTCCCTGACGGAGTACTCTGACCTCGAGGAGGCTCCCTCGGCGCACACTCTCTATGTGGGCCATCTGAACCCCCAGTTCTCAGTGCCGGTGCTTGCCTGCCTGCTGCGAGACACCCTGGAGCGGCTGGAGATGCCGGTGGCGCGGGAGCACATTGAAGTGGTGAGGCGGCCGCGGAAGGCCTATGCACTGGTGCAGGTGACTGTCCACAGGGACACCCTGGCCTCCCTCCCCTGGCGCCTGCAGACGGCCCTGGAGGAGCACCTAATCCTCAAGGAGCTGGCAGCCCGTGGGAAGGACCTGCTATTGAGTGAGGCCCAAGGGCCCTTCAGCCACAGAGAG CAGATCGTGGGCAAGGACCAGCTCTTCCAGGGTGCCTTCCTGGGCAGCGAGACCCGCAATATGGAGTTCAAGCGGGGTAGCGGCGAGTACCTCAGCCTGGCCTTCAAGCACCACGTGCGGCGCTACGTGTGCGCCTTCCTCAACAGCGAGGGCGGCAGCCTGCTCGTGGGAGTAGAGGACAGCGGCCTGGTGCAGGGCATCCGCTGCAGCCACCGTGACGAGGACCGCGCACGCCTGCTGGTGGACTCCATCCTGCAGGGCTTCAAGCCTCAGATCTTTCCCGATGCCTACACTCTCACCTTCATCCCTGTGATCAGTACCTCGGAGACCAGCGTCCCCCTCAAG GTGATCCGCCTGACCGTGCACACCCCCAAGGCCCAGAGCCAGCCGCAACTCTACCAGACAGACCAGGGGGAGGTGTTTCTGCGGCGCGACGGGAGCATCCAGGGCCCGCTGTCTGCCAGCGCCATCCAGGAGTGGTGCAGGCAG AGGTGGCTGGTGGAGCTGGGCAAGCTGGAAGAGAAGATGAAGGCGCTGATGATGGAGAAGGAGCAgctccagcagcagctgcagcagcacgGGCCTGTGTCCTGCACCTGCTGTGTCCTGTGA
- the SLFNL1 gene encoding schlafen-like protein 1 isoform 3 (isoform 3 is encoded by transcript variant 5), whose product MTPMKRSVQTQVSEPFMESWGEESLPELPAEQSLTEYSDLEEAPSAHTLYVGHLNPQFSVPVLACLLRDTLERLEMPVAREHIEVVRRPRKAYALVQVTVHRDTLASLPWRLQTALEEHLILKELAARGKDLLLSEAQGPFSHREEKEEEEEDSGLSPGPSPGSGVPLPTWPTHTLPDRPQAQQLQSCQGRPSGVCSDSAIVHQQIVGKDQLFQGAFLGSETRNMEFKRGSGEYLSLAFKHHVRRYVCAFLNSEGGSLLVGVEDSGLVQGIRCSHRDEDRARLLVDSILQGFKPQIFPDAYTLTFIPVISTSETSVPLKRWLVELGKLEEKMKALMMEKEQLQQQLQQHGPVSCTCCVL is encoded by the exons ATGACCCCCATGAAGAGATCAGTGCAAACACAGGTGTCAGAGCCCTTCATGGAGTCCTGGGGTGAGGAGTCCCTGCCGGAGCTACCCGCAGAGCAGTCCCTGACGGAGTACTCTGACCTCGAGGAGGCTCCCTCGGCGCACACTCTCTATGTGGGCCATCTGAACCCCCAGTTCTCAGTGCCGGTGCTTGCCTGCCTGCTGCGAGACACCCTGGAGCGGCTGGAGATGCCGGTGGCGCGGGAGCACATTGAAGTGGTGAGGCGGCCGCGGAAGGCCTATGCACTGGTGCAGGTGACTGTCCACAGGGACACCCTGGCCTCCCTCCCCTGGCGCCTGCAGACGGCCCTGGAGGAGCACCTAATCCTCAAGGAGCTGGCAGCCCGTGGGAAGGACCTGCTATTGAGTGAGGCCCAAGGGCCCTTCAGCCACAGAGAG gagaaggaggaggaggaggaggacagtgGCCTGAGCCCTGGCCCCAGTCCAGGCTCTGGTGTCCCGCTGCCCACCTGGCCTACACACACGCTGCCTGATAGGCCCCAGGCCCAGCAGCTGCAGAGCTGCCAGGGCCGGCCCAGCGGCGTGTGCTCCGACAGTGCCATTGTGCACCAGCAGATCGTGGGCAAGGACCAGCTCTTCCAGGGTGCCTTCCTGGGCAGCGAGACCCGCAATATGGAGTTCAAGCGGGGTAGCGGCGAGTACCTCAGCCTGGCCTTCAAGCACCACGTGCGGCGCTACGTGTGCGCCTTCCTCAACAGCGAGGGCGGCAGCCTGCTCGTGGGAGTAGAGGACAGCGGCCTGGTGCAGGGCATCCGCTGCAGCCACCGTGACGAGGACCGCGCACGCCTGCTGGTGGACTCCATCCTGCAGGGCTTCAAGCCTCAGATCTTTCCCGATGCCTACACTCTCACCTTCATCCCTGTGATCAGTACCTCGGAGACCAGCGTCCCCCTCAAG AGGTGGCTGGTGGAGCTGGGCAAGCTGGAAGAGAAGATGAAGGCGCTGATGATGGAGAAGGAGCAgctccagcagcagctgcagcagcacgGGCCTGTGTCCTGCACCTGCTGTGTCCTGTGA